A region from the Silene latifolia isolate original U9 population chromosome 7, ASM4854445v1, whole genome shotgun sequence genome encodes:
- the LOC141589943 gene encoding uncharacterized protein LOC141589943, with product MARSRRTTSASNTPSVSNGESSKAAELRAFNLAKELTVISEDKSTDDEEWQENELDFWSTSIFCYVLGSNPPSNVLGGYVRRIWKNLTIDKVAFQPNGVCLVRFKNSEDKIKALQSGPLFFDSKPFIVKDWAPDSKLEKEKPKSVHILIRFYNLSFKYWGNALPKLAGLVGSPVQCDRATKEREFLEYARYMVEVQVGQPLPDAIDFLDENGVLRTQRVHYEWKPAVCATCHGIGHETGSCKKEPSKPAPKKVNMVWKPKVVAPMVAKPVTPSQGRTEEVLPVLNPASVVTPMPFQGSMTNTVTPAAGVIHKIAKRGEGGVQSGPSFMDVLSFSIRRNLLNSLSKGKTTLHFNGFFGLIETRVKSSNINKVQDGLGTKWKFLVNNDVIEGGRIWILWDPSLFTVNVISKEWQLMHLQVTYLPNGFSWTCSMIYGSNKDADRSSLWSSLKSLAASVHGPWLVMGDFNNVLYSDERIGAKVTDAETKEFQGCVDHCGLYDLVVQGAYYTWNNKQDGDARVFSRIDRVLANDQWILHGPAGTVNFLPEGLFDHSPSIISLWEDEEKHKSSFKYFMMWSKDGNFKETVQGIWNQQIRGCLMFQVAKKLKMLKGPLKKLNREGFGDIINTTEVARLVLEKKQSQLHLDPHNSLLQMEERAAAQSFKQLQDAKFSFLGQKAKVAWMTCNDENTHYFHSSIKARRAQNKVLKILDMNGNPCSDNGSIEMAFIEYYQKLLGSSESVTRVNCGVVRRGKCVSDFQSDSMVAEVTKEEVRAALFSIPNEKAPGPDGYSSSFFKDAFDIIGDDVMGAVLEFFSHDQLLQQINSTMITLVPKKELPISVMDFRPIACCNVVYKCISKIICGRLNDVLADIISLNQSAFLKNRDIVDNILICQDLVRLYKRRTCSPRVMMKIDLRKAYDSIEWAFVEDMLYALQFPRRMIGWIMQCVSTPSYTLSLNGNQFGYFKGKRGLRQGDPISPLLFTLCLEYFTRILDLVTVTQNFRFHPMCKALKLCHLAFADDLLIFCRGDSDSVTVIMRALTTFSNASGLHINKDKSDIFVNGIHGVAEDNILHISGFKKGALPFKYLGINISHKRLTKIHSYWARVFLLPKAIIHKVESICRAYLWSGSDEHHKGGLGIINCYHWNIATLGKYIWWVANKKDSLWVRWVYHLYIKQHDWWQYSPSLQTSWTWRQLCKVKDLLAPGFAQWLQVPYSISLVYSWLSGSQVTVPWIPYVWNRLALPKVNFINWLFIQGRLLTKDRLAKFGVINDGICFLCGTMQETSLHLFFECPFSLRCLHLLQTRLGFFWTVDVIANSLNWREKSLLRKKIILAAIASLVYYIWEGRNKCRLGDWVARPEAVRERIHATLRGRLHMLQMEKVPSRDIEWVKNVILC from the exons ATGGCGCGAAGCAGGAGGACGACGTCTGCTAGTAACACTCCA TCTGTCAGCAATGGCGAGAGTTCTAAAGCTGCGGAATTGCGTGCTTTTAATCTTGCGAAGGAACTGACTGTGATTTCGGAGGATAAATCAACAGATGATGAAGAATGGCAAGAG AATGAGCTTGATTTTTGGTCTACTTCGATTTTCTGTTATGTTCTGGGTTCAAATCCGCCTAGCAACGTCTTAGGAGGTTATGTTAGACGTATTTGGAAGAATTTAACAATTGATAAGGTTGCTTTTCAACCAAATGGTGTATGCTTGGTTCGATTTAAGAACAGTGAGGATAAAATCAAAGCGCTTCAATCTGGACCCTTATTCTTTGACAGTAAGCCTTTTATTGTGAAGGATTGGGCTCCTGATTCCAAATTGGAGAAGGAAAAACCTAAATCAGTTCATATTTTGATTAGGTTTTACAATCTAAGTTTTAAATACTGGGGAAATGCTTTACCAAAACTTGCAGGGTTGGTTGGTTCACCTGTTCAGTGTGACCGGGCTACTAAGGAGCGTGAATTTCTGGAGTATGCCAGGTACATGGTGGAAGTACAGGTTGGCCAACCCCTGCCTGATGCTATTGACTTCCTGGATGAGAATGGTGTGCTCAGAACTCAGAGGGTGCATTATGAGTGGAAGCCTGCTGTTTGTGCTACATGTCATGGAATTGGCCATGAAACTGGTTCCTGTAAGAAGGAACCTTCTAAGCCTGCTCCTAAGAAGGTGAATATGGTCTGGAAACCCAAGGTTGTGGCTCCTATGGTGGCAAAGCCAGTTACCCCTAGTCAAGGGAGGACTGAGGAAGTCTTACCAGTGTTGAACCCTGCCTCTGTGGTTACTCCTATGCCTTTTCAGGGGTCTATGACAAACACTGTTACACCTGCAGCTGGTGTTATTCATAAGATTGCAAAGAGGGGAGAGGGGGGTGTTCAGAGTGGTCCTTCTTTTATGGATGTTCTCAGTTTTTCCATTAGAAGGAACCTCCTGAACAGCCTTAGCAAGGGGAAAACAACTCTTCATTTCAATG GTTTCTTTGGACTTATTGAGACTAGAGTTAAAAGTAGTAATATAAATAAAGTGCAAGATGGTTTGGGTACTAAATGGAAGTTTCTTGTGAATAATGATGTCATTGAGGGTGGCAGGATTTGGATTCTGTGGGATCCTTCCCTTTTTACTGTGAATGTTATAAGCAAAGAATGGCAACTTATGCATTTGCAGGTCACTTATCTTCCGAATGGTTTCAGCTGGACCTGCTCTATGATTTATGGTAGTAATAAAGATGCTGATAGGAGTAGTCTGTGGTCTTCTCTTAAGTCCCTGGCTGCCTCAGTTCATGGTCCATGGCTAGTTATGGGTGATTTCAATAATGTGCTTTATTCTGATGAGAGGATAGGAGCTAAGGTTACTGATGCTGAGACTAAGGAGTTTCAAGGGTGTGTTGATCATTGTGGTTTATATGACCTGGTTGTTCAAGGGGCTTACTACACCTGGAACAACAAACAGGATGGGGATGCTAGGGTCTTCAGTAGGATTGATCGTGTATTGGCTAATGATCAGTGGATTTTGCATGGTCCAGCTGGTACTGTTAATTTCCTACCTGAGGGATTGTTTGATCACAGCCCTAGTATCATTAGTCTTTGGGAGGATGAGGAAAAGCATAAATCATCTTTTAAATATTTCATGATGTGGAGTAAGGATGGTAATTTTAAAGAGACTGTGCAAGGTATATGGAATCAACAGATCAGAGGGTGTCTTATGTTTCAGGTGGCAAAGAAACTTAAGATGCTTAAGGGTCCTCTGAAGAAACTTAACAGAGAAGGTTTTGGTGATATTATTAATACTACTGAAGTGGCTCGTTTAGTCCTTGAAAAGAAACAATCCCAGCTTCATTTGGATCCCCATAATTCCCTGCTGCAAATGGAAGAGAGAGCAGCTGCTCAATCTTTTAAGCAGCTTCAGGATGCCAAATTTTCTTTTTTAGGCCAGAAAGCAAAGGTGGCTTGGATGACTTGCAATGATGAAAACACTCATTATTTCCATAGCTCAATTAAAGCCAGGAGAGCTCAGAACAAGGTTCTTAAAATTTTGGATATGAATGGCAATCCTTGTTCTGATAATGGGTCCATTGAAATGGCTTTCATTGAGTATTACCAGAAGCTCCTTGGAAGTTCTGAAAGTGTAACCAGGGTTAACTGTGGGGTGGTTAGGAGGGGAAAATGTGTCTCTGATTTTCAGTCTGATTCTATGGTAGCTGAGGTTACTAAGGAAGAGGTCAGAGCTGCTCTCTTCTCTATTCCTAATGAGAAAGCCCCAGGGCCTGATGGATATTCCTCTAGCTTCTTCAAGGATGCTTTTGATATCATTGGTGATGATGTTATGGGGGCTGTGTTGGAGTTTTTCTCTCATGATCAGTTACTGCAACAAATTAATTCTACTATGATCACTCTTGTCCCCAAGAAGGAGTTACCTATTTCAGTTATGGATTTCAGACCCATAGCATGCTGTAATGTGGTTTATAAGTGTATCTCAAAAATTATTTGTGGTAGACTGAATGATGTGCTTGCTGATATCATTAGTCTGAACCAAAGTGCCTTCTTAAAAAATAGGGATATTGTAGATAATATCCTTATTTGCCAAGACCTTGTAAGGCTTTACAAGAGGAGAACCTGCTCTCCTAGAGTGATGATGAAGATTGATTTGAGGAAGGCTTATGACTCTATTGAGTGGGCTTTTGTGGAGGATATGCTTTATGCCCTGCAATTTCCTAGGAGAATGATAGGGTGGATTATGCAATGTGTCTCTACCCCTTCATATACTCTTTCTCTTAATGGCAATCAGTTTGGGTACTTTAAAGGTAAGAGAGGCTTGAGGCAAGGAGATCCTATCTCCCCTCTCCTCTTTACTTTATGTCTGGAGTATTTCACTAGAATCCTTGATCTGGTTACTGTCACTCAGAATTTCAGATTTCATCCTATGTGCAAAGCCTTGAAGTTGTGTCATCTGGCCTTTGCTGATGACCTTCTTATTTTCTGTAGAGGTGACTCTGATTCTGTCACTGTGATAATGAGGGCTCTTACTACCTTCTCTAATGCATCTGGGCTGCATATCAATAAAGATAAGTCTGATATCTTTGTGAATGGTATTCATGGTGTAGCTGAGGACAATATTCTTCATATCTCTGGTTTTAAGAAGGGTGCCCTACCTTTTAAATACCTGGGAATCAATATTTCACATAAGAGGTTGACTAAG ATTCATAGTTATTGGGCTAGAGTTTTCCTTCTTCCTAAAGCCATTATTCATAAAGTTGAGAGCATCTGCAGAGCATACTTGTGGTCTGGTTCTGATGAGCATCATAAG GGTGGGCTTGGGATTATTAATTGTTATCATTGGAACATTGCTACCCTTGGGAAATACATCTGGTGGGTTGCAAATAAGAAAGATAGTTTGTGGGTAAGATGGGTATACCACCTCTATATTAAACAGCATGATTGGTGGCAGTATTCTCCCTCTTTACAGACTAGTTGGACTTGGAGGCAACTGTGCAAAGTTAAGGATCTCCTTGCTCCTGGTTTTGCTCAGTGGTTGCAGGTCCCCTACTCTATTTCCTTGGTCTATTCTTGGCTCTCTGGTTCTCAGGTGACTGTTCCTTGGATACCTTATGTTTGGAATAGGTTGGCTCTACCTAAGGTGAATTTTATTAATTGGCTATTCATTCAAGGTAGGCTCCTTACCAAAGATAGGTTGGCAAAGTTTGGAGTGATCAATGATGGTATTTGCTTCTTGTGTGGGACTATGCAGGAGACTTCACTGCACCTGTTCTTTGAATGTCCTTTCAGTTTGAGATGTTTACATCTGTTGCAGACCAGGCTTGGTTTTTTCTGGACTGTGGATGTCATTGCAAACAGCCTGAATTGGAGGGAAAAATCCTTGCTGCGTAAGAAAATCATTTTAGCTGCTATTGCTAGTCTGGTATACTATATTTGGGAGGGGCGCAACAAATGCAGATTAGGTGATTGGGTTGCTCGGCCTGAAGCTGTTAGAGAGCGTATCCATGCTACTCTTCGTGGAAGATTACATATGCTACAAATGGAAAAGGTTCCTAGTAGGGATATAGAATGGGTAAAGAATGTGATTTTGTGCTAA